One Trichoderma asperellum chromosome 5, complete sequence genomic region harbors:
- a CDS encoding uncharacterized protein (EggNog:ENOG41~TransMembrane:2 (i117-136o186-210i)) → MRPLHGNVTHYSGEFSHWNFSMRIKKWIDQTVTNDSLNQSSKSATAFKEYYRAEELQSNSEILGSLSLLPPRPIADFLVYSFFKHAQTNYFFVEQDWLKAKLNLAYENPASFSRRDVGIIGIIFATFAIGTQFAYLESLVEGAENPTEKGAGAFSEDAVGILFYQQACRLLPDVITVSSLESVQAVLLLGIYTLPVDASGLAYIYLNLALKLAIQNGMHRKYPVENRDVRIVETRNRVWWSVYTIEKRVGIFHGRPTSISGTDVDADYPIHLPELWSSTSPTDTAHLLATFELNQKLSRMSQEITILRSLPKHDVPEGLKRLLGLHRELKSWWESLPNDIFCKEFTSQSTISRQHMHLHLEYCLVRMFVGRVFIFPEAGFKDGASPATSANGPSSASLSRKGTRSTLVADCTEAALSIIDTCRSLRNSIGLARASYTEFSSCRAALLVITTQCLSQKTYMFRQALRDGLSMLKEMSTGSQSAHSETSLIEAFEQAIANMNAQELTASSMVSESEYAKFKKWEQLWKSDAPIAEMVERGVESKPVPMVPPVMDQPRHLGEAPKEEPSMMPSGTPFFGVDGHFASFPQSLDDFSAFFGNEFGNNIDSGHG, encoded by the exons ATGCGACCTCTCCACGGCAATGTTACAC ATTATTCCGGCGAGTTTTCACACTGGAACTTTTCCATGCGCATAAAGAAGTGGATCGACCAAACAGTTACAAATGATTCTTTAAAT CAATCGTCCAAGTCTGCGACGGCATTCAAGGAATACTATCGCGCCGAGGAGCTTCAGTCAAACTCAGAAATTCTAGGATCACTATCATTATTACCACCGAGACCTATCGCCGACTTCCTAGTCTATTCCTTTTTCAAGCATGCGCAGACCAACTATTTCTTCGTTGAACAAGACTGGCTCAAGGCCAAATTGAATCTTGCTTATGAGAACCCTGCATCTTTCTCTCGGAGAGATGTGGGAATAATCGGCATTATTTTTGCTACTTTCGCCATTGGAACGCAGTTTGCTTATCTCGAATCCTTGGTTGAAGGCGCCGAGAACCCCACAGAGAAAGGGGCGGGAGCCTTCTCGGAGGATGCAGTTGGAATACTCTTCTATCAGCAAGCGTGCAGACTGCTTCCAGATGTCATTACAGTATCCTCATTGGAGAGCGTGCAGGCTGTCCTATTGCTGGGTATATACACTCTGCCAGTGGATGCATCTGGATTGGCCTACATCTATCTAAATCTGGCCCTGAAGCTTGCGATACAAAACGGCATGCATAGAAAATATCCTGTCGAAAATCGGGATGTGCGCATTGTCGAGACCAGGAATCGAGTGTGGTGGAGTGTATACACGATTGAGAA GCGTGTCGGAATCTTCCATGGAAGGCCAACATCTATTTCAGGCACTGATGTGGACGCCGATTATCCCATTCATCTCCCCGAACTTTGGTCATCAACCTCGCCAACCGATACTGCACATCTCCTGGCGACTTTTGAACTAAATCAAAAGCTCAGCAGAATGTCTCAAGAGAT AACTATACTACGGTCTCTACCCAAGCATGACGTTCCAGAAGGCCTGAAGAGGCTCTTGGGGCTGCACCGCGAGCTTAAAAGCTGGTGGGAATCTCTGCCGAATGACATTTTCTGCAAAGAATTTACATCTCAGTCGACAATTTCTCGCCAACATATGCACCTGCACCTGGAATATTGCCTTGTACGCATGTTTGTCGGCCGCGTTTTTATCTTCCCTGAGGCAGGATTCAAGGACGGCGCCAGTCCAGCTACATCTGCCAATGGGCCCTCCAGTGCGTCGCTGAGCAGGAAGGGTACTCGTTCGACCTTGGTTGCGGACTGTACTGAGGCCGCACTGTCAATCATAGACACGTGTCGCTCTCTGCGCAATAGCATTGGCCTTGCTCGTGCGTCTTATACTGAATTCAGCTCTTGTCGGGCGGCTCTTTTGGTCATTACCACGCAGTGTCTTTCTCAAAAAACATACATGTTCCGACAGGCTCTACGGGATGGGCTATCTATGCTCAAGGAAATGTCAACTGGCAGCCAGTCTGCACACTCCGAAACATCACTAATAGAGGCATTCGAACAAGCTATAGCCAACATGAATGCACAGGAACTGACAGCCAGCTCTATGGTGAGCGAGTCCGAATATGCGAAATTCAAAAAGTGGGAGCAACTTTGGAAGAGCGACGCGCCTATAGCGGAAATGGTTGAGAGAGGTGTTGAGAGCAAGCCAGTGCCGATGGTGCCGCCGGTGATGGACCAGCCGAGGCATCTGGGAGAAGCTCCGAAGGAAGAACCCTCGATGATGCCATCAGGCACTCCATTCTTTGGCGTAGACGGACACTTTGCGTCATTTCCGCAGAGTCTGGATGACTTCTCGGCATTCTTTGGAAATGAGTTTGGAAATAACATCGATTCGGGACATGGATGA
- a CDS encoding uncharacterized protein (EggNog:ENOG41~TransMembrane:1 (o54-77i)), which produces MESDKGVVMAREMLGSVLRRSTEQLNSFTNRLLARCTETQESNTCEKPLSQTHVLIAVIIATALLLIGSALLVLFWLTLRRKKLEKLEDASDPFELAAYGIEEPVAQKQRRRDRLRAIMAR; this is translated from the exons ATGGAAAGTGACAAAGGCGTCGTTATGGCGCGAGAGATGTTGGGAAGCGTATTAAGACGCTCAACAGAGCAATTAAACAGCTTTACCAATCGCCTTTTGGCGCGCTGCACAGAAACCCAGGAGAGTAATACATGCGAGAAGCCCTTGTCTCAAACGCATGTCCTTATCGCAGTAATCATCGCCACAGC cttgCTTCTCATCGGATCCGCACTCTTGGTCCTGTTCTGGCTGACCCTGAGGCGGAAAAAACTCGAAAAACTCGAAGATGCATCTGATCCGTTTGAATTGGCAGCGTACGGCATCGAAGAACCTGTTGCGCAGAAGCAAAGGAGACGCGATCGTTTACGGGCAATCATGGCGAGATGA
- a CDS encoding uncharacterized protein (EggNog:ENOG41~TransMembrane:1 (o20-48i)), giving the protein MLSSFKKALIYITKPTKHNNAFYAAIAGSLVGLFSMLFVPCIIAMFVVRCREKHQERRDALAEAGDDDDECNTDYLIYGPFPFDSALYHVDELGESSGYREPQDGAQELDSTAQLNANQEEDAPITATQQELYNSLDDLREPQYEGKGKAPVYSQLQTVLAEQQPQQLPENALAKLPGHFQEDLPEATVQLQAEQKAAEESQDAPDVVPAEGQEQLAKKEVQA; this is encoded by the exons ATGCTTTCAAGTTTCAAGAAGGCTTTAATTT ACATCACCAAACCCACCAAGCACAACAATGCCTTCTACGCGGCCATTGCAGGCTCCCTCGTCGGCCTCTTCTCAATGCTCTTCGTCCCCTGCATCATCGCCATGTTCGTCGTTCGCTGCCGCGAAAAGCATCAGGAGCGTCGTGACGCCCTCGCTGAAGCaggcgatgacgatgacgagtgCAATACCGACTATCTCATCTACGGCCCGTTCCCCTTCGACTCTGCTCTCTATCACGTCGATGAGCTTGGTGAGTCTTCTGGTTACCGCGAGCCTCAGGACGGAGCCCAGGAACTTGACAGCACTGCTCAACTCAACGCCAACCAAGAAGAGGACGCCCCCATTACCGCCACCCAGCAGGAGCTGTACAACAGTCTTGACGATCTCCGCGAGCCTCAATACgaaggcaaaggcaaggcTCCCGTGTACTCTCAGCTCCAGACCGTCCTCGCCGAGCAGCAACCCCAGCAGCTCCCCGAGAACGCTCTGGCCAAGCTTCCAGGCCACTTCCAGGAAGATCTTCCCGAGGCTACTGTCCAGCTTCAAGCTGAGCAAAAAGCCGCTGAGGAGTCCCAAGACGCCCCAGACGTTGTCCCCGCTGAAGGGCAGGAGCAActcgccaagaaggaggttcAAGCCTAA
- a CDS encoding uncharacterized protein (EggNog:ENOG41~SECRETED:SignalP(1-17)), which produces MKLYAAVLVFTAALASACNTCNDCPGDQVCNHFGGFGVDPTSFCVEPNDPSCSDPRGNCDTNTC; this is translated from the exons ATGAAGCTCTACGCTGCCGTTCTCGTCTTCACCGCAGCCTTGGCTAGCGCTTGCAACACCTGCAAT gactGCCCTGGAGATCAAGTGTGCAATCACTTCGGAGGCTTCGGAGTCGACCCAACCAGTTTCTGTGTTGAGCCCAACGACCCCAGCTGCAGTGACCCACGTGGCAACTGCGATACCAACACCTGTTGA
- a CDS encoding uncharacterized protein (EggNog:ENOG41), which yields MPQSFSFVNFDGPNLVPDAQVRRRIRQQAMRDTAVARKQRGGYGKHNMRQYPVFISQPDGVEAAKDAPDSNEVQRLRQSIDLYVPFSFQDPSLPKQFSLLLNLMPLTGLRLGVGTLSHYLYEPTQPKDAIVSAQASSQRLLSFIPSRYGHVRLLRHATDCVIAKLQYLSQPEENRSPKGDLKALMHYQKALKTLQEALLDEREWAKPETLCATQLLGIFEALNGNEKDSWMQHVGGAARLVEARGAHMFKSEFEKALFLSHIGPTVMSAFLSNTTCFLEQSQWQAVIREAVNEDATLSNDKEFVLALWGGLIELPRLFKDTTALLMASCPPPQKIIDELIERLLAKRKNLMIWLTMIRKNPIVKNGGLVDDDNGVLIFSTDFDYKALGPWCLTRMALRGTYAVCRMVKSRLLYATSPEKFQSMEAEAQDIARRVLSLQDDMAAAKQSTLVWNQFMAQGSWIAKGIVETKELWGETRDTNERMLEKWKFEKWNQVIGRKIS from the exons ATGCCGCAGTCCTTCTCCTTTGTCAACTTTGACGGGCCCAACCTCGTCCCGGATGCGCAGGTTCGGCGGCGCATCCGGCAGCAGGCGATGAGAGACACTGCCGTGGCCCGGAAACAGAGAGGCGGCTATGGCAAGCATAACATGAGGCAGTATCCCGTCTTTATAAGCCAGCCTGACGGTGTTGAGGCTGCAAAGGATGCGCCGGACTCAAATGAAGTACAGCGCCTTCGCCAATCTATAGATCTCTACGTCCCGTTTTCCTTCCAGGATCCGAGCTTGCCCAAACagttttctctgcttctaAATCTCATGCCGCTGACCGGCCTTCGTCTTGGTGTCGGGACCCTCTCCCACTATCTCTACGAGCCAACCCAGCCCAAAGATGCCATCGTATCAGCACAGGCCTCGAGTCAGAGGCTCCTATCGTTCATCCCAAGTCGGTATGGACACGTCCGGCTGCTTCGCCACGCAACAGATTGTGTCATTGCAAAGCTTCAGTATCTTTCGCAACCGGAAGAAAATAGATCACCCAAGGGAGATTTAAAAGCGCTGATGCACTATCAAAAAGCACTTAAAACGCTTCAAGAGGCATTATTAGACGAGCGCGAGTGGGCGAAGCCAGAAACTCTTTGCGCAACACAGCTTCTAGGGATTTTTGAG GCCTTGAATGGAAATGAGAAAGATTCTTGGATGCAACACGTCGGGGGCGCGGCTAGACTTGTGGAAGCTCGAGGGGCTCACATGTTTAAGTCGGAATTTGAGAAAGCCCTGTTCTTGTCACACATTGGCCCAACG GTCATGTCAGCATTTCTAAGCAATACAACCTGCTTTCTGGAACAGTCACAGTGGCAGGCCGTTATTCGAGAGGCGGTCAACGAAGACGCAACTCTTTCAAATGATAAGGAATTTGTCCTCGCACTATGGGGCGGCCTTATTGAGCTACCAAGGCTCTTCAAAGATACAACTGCACTTCTGATGGCGTCTTGCCCGCCTCCACAGAAGATTATCGACGAACTCATAGAGCGCTTGTTGGCAAAACGGAAAAATCTCATGATATGGCTGACTATGATAAGGAAAAATCCCATAGTCAAAAACGGAGGACTAGTAGATGATGACAACGGCGTTCTCATTTTTTCTACAGACTTTGATTATAAGGCTCTGGGACCCTGGTGTCTAACACGCATGGCGTTGCGAGGAACATACGCCGTGTGCCGAATGGTCAAGTCGCGGCTTTTGTACGCTACATCTCCTGAAAAGTTTCAGTCCATGGAAGCGGAAGCGCAAGATATAGCACGTCGCGTTCTGAGTTTGCAGGACGACATGGCAGCCGCCAAACAGTCTACTTTGGTATGGAATCAGTTTATGGCGCAGGGAAGCTGGATTGCGAAGGGGATTGTTGAAACAAAAGAGTTATGGGGAGAGACCCGGGACACGAATGAAAGAATGCTTGAAAAATGGAAATTTGAGAAGTGGAATCAGGTTATAGGAAGGAAAATCTCTTAG
- a CDS encoding uncharacterized protein (EggNog:ENOG41~TransMembrane:12 (i92-113o133-150i157-174o180-199i211-238o258-279i352-380o400-418i427-446o452-474i486-508o514-535i)), whose amino-acid sequence MAIESTEAAIPSEVLDKEKPIDAASSRSNKSVVPDNNEKSTAVVDSQYEAASTSSNSDVFDIKAIDPVLSRKMALVNTAIDEIGMTSFQWKLFWLNGFGYAVDSLLVVCQSIANPAVQQEYGLPSAHVSGIPLASQVGLLVGAGIWGFSADIIGRKLAFNTSLLSCAVFVLIAGGMPSYISFSAIVAIYSAGAGGNYILDATNFLEFLPTSYAWLVTFMAVWWAVGYTITGLLAWAFMSNFSCAPDAAVCTRADNMGWRYLHFTCGALVLVMAFARLAFVRMVQTPRWLIAQNRDEEVIKTLNDLSTRAGRWHNLTLERLQAEGVVLHTEESVWSTLRLKMHFKGLFQTRRLAWSTAVILANWFVIGMVSPLYSVFLPFYLQSRGAVVGDDSNYATWRDYAINQVAGLVGPVVAAVLIETKFFGRRGTLAVGALITMVLQFGYTQIKTPAQNLGVSAAISAASNIYYGTIYAYTPEILPSAHRATGYGLCVVLNRVGGILGVLVGSYANVETTAPLFVCAALFGLLVILSLILPFESRGKRSQ is encoded by the exons ATGGCGATTGAATCAACAGAAGCAGCAATTCCATCCGAGGTGCTCGACAAAGAAAAGCCCATTGATGCTGCAAGCTCGAGGTCCAACAAGAGCGTTGTGCCCGACAACAATGAAAAGTCTACCGCTGTGGTCGACTCTCAATAtgaagcagcatcaaccagTTCCAACAGTGATGTGTTCGACATCAAGGCAATCGACCCCGTTTTATCTCGGAAGATGGCGCTCGTGAATACGGCAATTGACGAGATTGGCATGACAAGCTTCCAGTGGAAACTCTTCTGGCTCAATGGATTTGGATATGCAGTTGACTCG CTTCTAGTTGTCTGCCAGTCTATTGCGAATCCAGCCGTCCAGCAGGAGTATGGACTGCCAAGCGCTCACGTATCTGGCATCCCTCTGGCTTCACAGGTTGGCCTCCTGGTGGGAGCTGGCATCTGGGGCTTCTCCGCCGACATCATTGGCAGGAAGCTTGCCTTCAACACAAGTCTCCTCTCTTGCGCCGTGTTTGTCCTTATTGCGGGCGGTATGCCATCGTACATCTCATTCTCGGCCAT CGTGGCCATCTACTCGGCCGGTGCTGGCGGCAACTACATCCTCGATGCAACAAACTTCCTCGAGTTCCTCCCCACCAGCTACGCATGGCTCGTCACCTTCATGGCCGTCTGGTGGGCCGTCGGATACACCATCACGGGCCTGCTTGCGTGGGCCTTTATGAGCAACTTCAGCTGCGCGCCCGACGCGGCGGTATGCACTCGAGCAGATAACATGGGCTGGCGATACTTGCACTTCACTTGCGGCGCGCTTGTGCTGGTCATGGCTTTTGCGCGTCTGGCGTTTGTGCGCATGGTGCAGACGCCGCGGTGGCTGATTGCGCAGAACCGCGACGAGGAAGTCATCAAGACGCTGAACGATCTTTCTACCAGGGCAGGGAGATGGCACAACTTGACTCTGGAGCGGTTGCAGGCAGAAGGCGTGGTTCTTCACACGGAGGAGTCCGTCTGGTCTACGCTCCGGCTCAAGATGCACTTCAAGGGCCTCTTCCAGACGCGGAGGCTGGCCTGGTCCACCGCCGTCATCCTGGCCAACTGGTTCGTCATTGGAATGGTCTCGCCGCTGTACAGTGTCTTTCTGCCGTTCTATCTGCAATCCCGGGGTGCCGTGGTCGGCGACGATTCCAACTATGCTACGTGGAGGGACTACGCCATCAACCAAGTGGCCGGGCTTGTCGGCCCCGTGGTTGCAGCAGTGCTGATTGAGACCAAGTTCTTTGGGCGCAGGGGCACTCTTGCGGTTGGTGCGCTGATCACCATGGTGCTGCAGTTTGGCTATACGCAGATTAAGACGCCGGCGCAGAATCTTGGTGTTTCGGCTGCCATTTCAGCGGCATC GAACATCTACTATGGCACGATATATGCGTATACGCCGGAGATTTTGCCGTCTGCGCATCGTGCGACGGGCTATGGTCTTTGTGTTGTGCTCAACAGGGTCGGCGGGATTCTGGGCGTGTTGGTGGGCAGCTATGCGAATGTGGAAACGACAGCTCCCTTGTTTGTTTGCGCGGCCTTGTTTGGGCTGCTTGTCATTTTGAGTTTGATACTTCCCTTTGAGTCcagaggaaagagaagccaaTAA
- a CDS encoding uncharacterized protein (EggNog:ENOG41) encodes MSPIKTVAVLGATGNVGKVTIPALLSAGFLVTVIARPESTSTYPQDITVKKSSYDNLKTLTEALEGQDALVEAFNPAAAEHQSTIVQAALAAGVAHLITPEFSTDSFSANSSEIRIFEPKHKAQKELEKLTSSPDCALSWTGIVVGAWFDWGIETGFFWVDKKKRTISRFGSGNQKVSMSHLALCGDTIVSVLQNPEKYRNRVAYFADYAVSTNELINMIQKVSSPGEWEIVDLSVEDFNKEGFALWDEDTKQGVTTRLFSKAYTMLGTAAVFDEQNRYDGDFTAKLEPGSGRPIESLEESLRKLLGYA; translated from the exons ATGTCGCCAATCAAGACCGTCGCAGTTCTCGGt GCCACCGGAAATGTCGGCAAAGTTACTATCCCAGCTTTACTCTCTGCCGGCTTCCTTGTAACGGTCATTGCAAGGCCAGAAAGCACCTCGACGTATCCTCAAGACATCACTGTTAAGAAGTCTTCTTACGACAACCTAAAGACACTTACTGAAGCATTGGAAGGTCAAGATGCTCTTGTTGAAGCATTCAACCCCGCCGCTGCCGAACACCAGAGCACCATCGTACAggctgctctggccgctGGCGTGGCTCATTTGATCACACCTGAGTTTAGCACCGACTCTTTTTCTGCTAATTCTTCGGAAATTCGAATCTTTGAGCCCAAGCATAAGGCTCAAAAAGAGCTTGAAAAGCTCACATCGTCGCCCGACTGCGCTTTGTCATGGACAGGCATTGTTGTGGGAGCATGGTTTGACTGGGGCATTGAGACAGGGTTCTTTTGGGTTGACAAAAAGAAGCGTACCATCTCACGTTTTGGATCCGGCAACCAAAAGGTCTCAATGAGTCATCTCGCGCTCTGCGGAGATACTATTGTGTCTGTCCTTCAAAATCCCGAAAAGTACCGAAATCGGGTTGCTTATTTTGCGGATTACGCCGTCAGTACGAATGAGCTTATCAACATGATTCAAAAAGTTTCGTCTCCTGGTGAGTGGGAGATTGTGGATCTGTCGGTGGAAGATTTCAACAAGGAAGGATTCGCACTTTGGGATGAGGATACCAAGCAAGGCGTAACAACTCGGCTGTTCAGCAAAGCATATACCATGCTGGGGACTGCGGCAGTATTCGATGAACAGAATCGCTACGATGGGGATTTTACGGCCAAGCTGGAACCTGGGTCTGGCAGGCCTATCGAAAGTTTGGAGGAAAGCCTTAGAAAGCTGCTGGGCTACGCTTGA
- a CDS encoding uncharacterized protein (EggNog:ENOG41~TransMembrane:2 (i272-291o341-365i)), which yields MDIQQPPSKSSRHLDRERKRAARACDGCRRQKERCDGGVPCRRCFRLGRPCDFTARASADADSQAGSGVRPAAIARRNRSDNHQRPRPAESAADQAKRLEYLERIVQGYVGSKDTLDLDALKDLAEATDKRRDSSRPVDISSQSSEFDGVDEKFEMRPLHGNVTHYSGEFSHWNFSMRIKKWIDQTVTNDSLNQSSKSATAFKEYYRAEELQSNSEILGSLSLLPPRPIADFLVYSFFKHAQTNYFFVEQDWLKAKLNLAYENPASFSRRDVGIIGIIFATFAIGTQFAYLESLVEGAENPTEKGAGAFSEDAVGILFYQQACRLLPDVITVSSLESVQAVLLLGIYTLPVDASGLAYIYLNLALKLAIQNGMHRKYPVENRDVRIVETRNRVWWSVYTIEKRVGIFHGRPTSISGTDVDADYPIHLPELWSSTSPTDTAHLLATFELNQKLSRMSQEITILRSLPKHDVPEGLKRLLGLHRELKSWWESLPNDIFCKEFTSQSTISRQHMHLHLEYCLVRMFVGRVFIFPEAGFKDGASPATSANGPSSASLSRKGTRSTLVADCTEAALSIIDTCRSLRNSIGLARASYTEFSSCRAALLVITTQCLSQKTYMFRQALRDGLSMLKEMSTGSQSAHSETSLIEAFEQAIANMNAQELTASSMVSESEYAKFKKWEQLWKSDAPIAEMVERGVESKPVPMVPPVMDQPRHLGEAPKEEPSMMPSGTPFFGVDGHFASFPQSLDDFSAFFGNEFGNNIDSGHG from the exons ATGGACATCCAGCAGCCGCCGTCAAAGTCCAGCCGTCACCTAGATAGAGAGAGGAAACGAGCGGCTCGAGC GTGCGATGGCTGTCGCCGCCAGAAGGAGAGGTGCGATGGAGGTGTGCCGTGCCGGCGGTGCTTCCGGCTAGGCCGCCCGTGCGACTTCACGGCCAGGGCGTCTGCCGATGCCGATTCCCAGGCCGGCTCAGGCGTGCGCCCGGCAGCAATAGCAAG GCGGAATCGTTCTGACAACCACCAAAGACCCCGCCCAGCCGAGAGCGCGGCTGACCAGGCCAAACGCCTAGAATACCTCGAGAGGATTGTCCAGGGCTACGTTGGCAGCAAGGATACGCTTGACCTCGACGCTCTCAAGGACCTGGCCGAGGCCACGGACAAGCGCCGGGACTCCTCTCGACCGGTTGATATCTCGTCACAGAGCTCCGAATTCGATGGCGTGGACGAGAAGTTTGAGATGCGACCTCTCCACGGCAATGTTACAC ATTATTCCGGCGAGTTTTCACACTGGAACTTTTCCATGCGCATAAAGAAGTGGATCGACCAAACAGTTACAAATGATTCTTTAAAT CAATCGTCCAAGTCTGCGACGGCATTCAAGGAATACTATCGCGCCGAGGAGCTTCAGTCAAACTCAGAAATTCTAGGATCACTATCATTATTACCACCGAGACCTATCGCCGACTTCCTAGTCTATTCCTTTTTCAAGCATGCGCAGACCAACTATTTCTTCGTTGAACAAGACTGGCTCAAGGCCAAATTGAATCTTGCTTATGAGAACCCTGCATCTTTCTCTCGGAGAGATGTGGGAATAATCGGCATTATTTTTGCTACTTTCGCCATTGGAACGCAGTTTGCTTATCTCGAATCCTTGGTTGAAGGCGCCGAGAACCCCACAGAGAAAGGGGCGGGAGCCTTCTCGGAGGATGCAGTTGGAATACTCTTCTATCAGCAAGCGTGCAGACTGCTTCCAGATGTCATTACAGTATCCTCATTGGAGAGCGTGCAGGCTGTCCTATTGCTGGGTATATACACTCTGCCAGTGGATGCATCTGGATTGGCCTACATCTATCTAAATCTGGCCCTGAAGCTTGCGATACAAAACGGCATGCATAGAAAATATCCTGTCGAAAATCGGGATGTGCGCATTGTCGAGACCAGGAATCGAGTGTGGTGGAGTGTATACACGATTGAGAA GCGTGTCGGAATCTTCCATGGAAGGCCAACATCTATTTCAGGCACTGATGTGGACGCCGATTATCCCATTCATCTCCCCGAACTTTGGTCATCAACCTCGCCAACCGATACTGCACATCTCCTGGCGACTTTTGAACTAAATCAAAAGCTCAGCAGAATGTCTCAAGAGAT AACTATACTACGGTCTCTACCCAAGCATGACGTTCCAGAAGGCCTGAAGAGGCTCTTGGGGCTGCACCGCGAGCTTAAAAGCTGGTGGGAATCTCTGCCGAATGACATTTTCTGCAAAGAATTTACATCTCAGTCGACAATTTCTCGCCAACATATGCACCTGCACCTGGAATATTGCCTTGTACGCATGTTTGTCGGCCGCGTTTTTATCTTCCCTGAGGCAGGATTCAAGGACGGCGCCAGTCCAGCTACATCTGCCAATGGGCCCTCCAGTGCGTCGCTGAGCAGGAAGGGTACTCGTTCGACCTTGGTTGCGGACTGTACTGAGGCCGCACTGTCAATCATAGACACGTGTCGCTCTCTGCGCAATAGCATTGGCCTTGCTCGTGCGTCTTATACTGAATTCAGCTCTTGTCGGGCGGCTCTTTTGGTCATTACCACGCAGTGTCTTTCTCAAAAAACATACATGTTCCGACAGGCTCTACGGGATGGGCTATCTATGCTCAAGGAAATGTCAACTGGCAGCCAGTCTGCACACTCCGAAACATCACTAATAGAGGCATTCGAACAAGCTATAGCCAACATGAATGCACAGGAACTGACAGCCAGCTCTATGGTGAGCGAGTCCGAATATGCGAAATTCAAAAAGTGGGAGCAACTTTGGAAGAGCGACGCGCCTATAGCGGAAATGGTTGAGAGAGGTGTTGAGAGCAAGCCAGTGCCGATGGTGCCGCCGGTGATGGACCAGCCGAGGCATCTGGGAGAAGCTCCGAAGGAAGAACCCTCGATGATGCCATCAGGCACTCCATTCTTTGGCGTAGACGGACACTTTGCGTCATTTCCGCAGAGTCTGGATGACTTCTCGGCATTCTTTGGAAATGAGTTTGGAAATAACATCGATTCGGGACATGGATGA